A genomic segment from Stappia indica encodes:
- a CDS encoding flavin-containing monooxygenase, protein MSGKIAIIGGGPTGIGVARELIEDGFAVDLYEAEADLGGVWNAEAPCGRAYASLHLISPKFNTQVPDFPMPEDYPPYPNHRQMLAYIRDYARAHGIYERARFNAAVERLEPAAGGWTLRSAAGHFETYRLVVVCNGLQRVPRLPDTSGLGTFTGTILHACDYKSAEQLKDQRVLVVGGGNSGCDIAVDAVRTAACVHHSTRRGYYYQPKFINGKPTPQWMMELGNKFATREETLAYIEEVFRFAGYDGADYGLPRPDYPLDAAHPVMNSLILYHIGHGDIVPKGDIASLDGKTVAFTDGSAGEYDTILYATGYSRNFPFLDHDLLEWKGEIPDLFLHSTPRNHDTLLFMGFINAAGGLGDGLKTQGLFVRNYARALFARSAGLERFLAAKKTDRPDLGEGYFIDSYRHQWEADLWKLLSHMRRYRDMLAEGDPAPGRDLTETLAR, encoded by the coding sequence ATGAGCGGCAAGATCGCGATCATCGGCGGCGGCCCGACCGGCATCGGCGTCGCGCGCGAGCTCATCGAGGACGGGTTTGCGGTCGATCTCTACGAGGCCGAGGCCGATCTCGGCGGCGTGTGGAATGCGGAGGCCCCTTGCGGGCGCGCCTATGCCTCGCTTCACCTGATCTCGCCGAAATTCAACACCCAGGTGCCGGATTTCCCGATGCCTGAGGACTATCCGCCCTATCCCAACCATCGCCAGATGCTGGCCTATATCCGCGACTATGCCCGCGCGCATGGCATCTACGAGCGCGCCCGCTTCAACGCGGCGGTCGAGCGGTTGGAACCGGCGGCGGGCGGCTGGACCCTTCGCTCGGCTGCCGGGCACTTTGAAACCTATCGCCTGGTCGTGGTCTGCAACGGGCTGCAGCGGGTGCCGCGCCTGCCCGATACGAGCGGGCTCGGGACCTTCACCGGCACCATCCTTCATGCCTGCGACTACAAGAGCGCCGAGCAGCTCAAGGATCAGCGCGTCCTGGTCGTGGGCGGGGGCAATTCGGGGTGCGACATCGCCGTCGATGCGGTCCGGACGGCCGCTTGCGTGCATCACAGCACCCGCCGCGGCTACTACTACCAGCCGAAATTCATCAACGGGAAACCGACCCCGCAATGGATGATGGAGCTCGGCAACAAGTTCGCCACCCGCGAGGAAACGCTGGCCTATATCGAGGAGGTGTTCCGCTTCGCCGGCTATGACGGCGCCGACTACGGGTTGCCGCGCCCGGACTATCCGCTGGATGCGGCCCATCCGGTGATGAACTCGCTGATCCTCTATCACATCGGCCATGGCGACATCGTACCGAAGGGCGACATCGCCTCGCTCGACGGCAAGACGGTCGCCTTCACCGACGGCAGCGCGGGCGAGTACGACACGATCCTCTACGCCACTGGCTACAGCCGCAATTTTCCCTTCCTCGACCACGACCTGCTGGAGTGGAAGGGCGAGATCCCGGACCTCTTCCTGCATTCCACCCCGCGCAATCACGACACCCTGCTGTTTATGGGCTTCATCAATGCGGCCGGCGGGCTCGGCGACGGGCTCAAGACGCAGGGGCTCTTCGTGCGCAACTATGCCCGGGCCCTCTTCGCCCGCAGCGCCGGGCTCGAGCGCTTCCTGGCAGCGAAGAAGACCGACCGGCCGGATCTGGGAGAAGGCTATTTTATCGACAGCTACCGTCACCAGTGGGAGGCGGACCTGTGGAAGCTGCTGTCCCACATGCGCCGCTATCGCGACATGCTGGCGGAAGGGGATCCGGCACCGGGCCGCGACCTGACGGAGACGCTGGCCCGATGA